From Antedon mediterranea chromosome 9, ecAntMedi1.1, whole genome shotgun sequence, a single genomic window includes:
- the LOC140058718 gene encoding coiled-coil domain-containing protein 77-like — MASSWNHDRRSDYLNSTPISNMNKSRSKSNGKNVSFRQVQSPALPTVNERLGYLRPSRELLEYYRRKIAEFDDEHEQMLNKLDEYKITYEQQHKMQWELKQREDEIAELQQALSDMQVFLFQEREHVLRLYSENDRLKIREIEDRKKIQHLLSLGTNGGPEVTYFHKEPPSKVVVPQRRPQSHHPYTSEGERLSLAGQLGATIKSRKDDYTIVASKSKGKSKGQTNQNSEGPDVEILALQVNALQAQLEEQTRASRDQISTLLDDRQVRADEMQTVTERDRHHIIKLEEKLHKTQSLLYDSTKDYLELKYQSRAVERDWMAEKDELLQELDRCKEELNVSKDDVVHVTHQVVESHQSYSDELEVMQNELDQAHKMADVYREQVIGLEDELARIREQDDVGREVFKERTEKMSKRLQLMNQRYQALEKRRNLEVEGFKTDVKRLRTRLKDVEKQLFKVTVGVGEDGDLRMLHDIHKTAKRSKKIQGELHNLKAKVYGLEDDLRRI; from the exons AGATTATTTAAATTCAACGCCAATCAGTAACATGAATAAAAGTCGATCCAAGTCTAATGGCAAGAATGTCAGCTTCAGACAAGTACAGTCTCCAGCGCTTCCAACTGTCAATGAACGTTTGGGATACTTACGGCCATCCAGGGAATTATTGGAATATTATCGAAGAAAAATTGCGGAGTTTGATGATGAGCATGAGCAAATGCTCAACAAACTTGATGAATATAAAATCACTTATGAACAACAA CACAAGATGCAGTGGGAGTTAAAACAACGTGAAGACGAAATTGCAGAACTTCAACAAGCTCTCAGCGATATGCAAGTGTTTCTATTCCAAGAACGTGAACATGTTTTACGACTTTACTCCGAGAATGATCGTCTGAAGATCAGAGAAATAGAAGACAGAAAAAA AATTCAACACTTGTTGTCTCTTGGTACTAATGGTGGCCCTGAAGTGACCTACTTTCACAAAGAGCCCCCATCAAAAGTAGTGGTCCCTCAAAGGCGCCCACAATCGCACCATCCGTACACATCAGAAGGCGAGAGGTTAAGTCTAGCTGGTCAGTTAGGCGCTACAATAAAATCAAGAAAAGACGATTACACGATTGTGGCAAGCAAATCAAAag gcAAGTCAAAGGGACAAACAAATCAGAACAGTGAAGGCCCTGATGTCGAAATACTGGCACTACAAGTCAACGCCCTTCAAGCACAACTAGAGGAGCAAACAAGAGCGTCGCGAGATCAAATCAGCACCTTACTTGACGACAGACAAGTGAGAGCTGATGAGATGCAAACCGTTACGGAACGTGATCGTCATCACATTATCAAATTAGAAGAAAa aCTGCACAAAACACAGAGTCTTCTATATGACAGCACCAAAGATTACTTAGAGCTCAAGTATCAGAGTCGTGCTGTGGAGAGAGATTGGATGGCAGAGAAAGATGAACTGCTACAGGAGCTGGATAGATGTAAAGAGGAGCTGAACGTGTCGAAGGACGATGTTGTCCACGTCACGCATCAAGTAGTGGAGTCGCATCAGTCGTATAGCGATGAACTTGAG GTGATGCAGAATGAACTAGACCAAGCACACAAGATGGCCGACGTTTACAGGGAGCAGGTCATAGGTCTGGAAGATGAGTTGGCAAGGATACGAGAGCAAGATGATGTTGGCAGGGAAGTCTTCAAG gAAAGGACAGAAAAAATGAGTAAACGACTTCAGTTAATGAACCAACGTTACCAAGCGTTAGAGAAACGGCGTAACCTGGAAGTTGAGGGCTTCAAAACTGACGTAAAGAGACTGCGCACACGACTGAAAGATGTAGAAAAACAGTTATTTAAA GTCACAGTTGGTGTAGGAGAAGATGGAGATTTAAGAATGCTGCACGACATCCACAAAACAGCCAAAAGATCAAAGAAGATCCAAGGAGAACTGCACAACCTCAAAGCCAAGGTGTACGGATTAGAAGATGATTTACGAAGGATCTAG